In Candidatus Vicinibacter proximus, the following are encoded in one genomic region:
- the blaOXA gene encoding class D beta-lactamase — protein sequence METIKLTTLLLALAFFGLTGCKQKGTTEIREDFKTLYERFHVEGSFVLYDPQNDKYIYYNQGQFKQTFSPASTFKICNSLIGLETGVIKDKDFVIPWDSVVRNPVWDKDHDLKSAFANSTVWYYQELARRVGGQQMLHWLEKANYGNVDTSGGIDQFWLTGGLRISPEQQIDFLKRLHDNELPFSQRSSDIVKNIMIIKDTMDYIIRGKTGWGGYGNKDIGWYVGYLETKDRVYYFSNCVQVETEKLNDVNRAIDFDLSRKEIVHEILKEMKLTPK from the coding sequence ATGGAGACAATCAAACTTACGACACTGCTTTTGGCATTAGCTTTTTTCGGACTGACAGGTTGTAAGCAAAAAGGAACGACTGAAATTCGGGAAGACTTTAAAACATTATATGAGCGCTTCCATGTGGAGGGTTCTTTCGTACTTTACGACCCTCAGAACGACAAGTATATTTATTACAACCAAGGCCAGTTCAAACAAACATTTTCCCCTGCTTCGACTTTTAAAATTTGTAATTCGCTTATCGGGCTTGAAACAGGCGTTATAAAAGATAAGGACTTCGTAATTCCGTGGGACAGTGTGGTTAGGAATCCTGTGTGGGACAAAGACCACGACCTGAAGTCAGCTTTCGCAAACTCTACGGTCTGGTATTATCAGGAATTGGCTAGAAGGGTTGGTGGACAACAAATGCTTCACTGGCTGGAGAAAGCAAACTATGGCAATGTAGACACCTCAGGTGGTATTGACCAGTTTTGGCTCACAGGTGGACTACGGATCTCGCCGGAGCAACAGATTGATTTTCTAAAACGACTTCACGATAATGAACTTCCATTTTCTCAGCGTTCGAGCGACATTGTGAAAAACATAATGATCATCAAGGACACAATGGATTATATCATAAGAGGAAAAACCGGCTGGGGAGGATACGGCAATAAGGATATTGGGTGGTATGTTGGCTACCTTGAAACAAAAGATAGGGTTTACTATTTTTCAAACTGTGTTCAAGTTGAGACTGAAAAATTAAATGATGTAAATCGTGCAATTGATTTTGATTTGTCACGCAAGGAAATTGTTCATGAAATACTGAAAGAAATGAAACTTACACCTAAATAA